From Streptomyces yatensis, one genomic window encodes:
- a CDS encoding chaperone modulator CbpM: protein MSTHTSGTVTATRYAPVTSVHYELVPAPRLSLETVASRTGLHPELIRRFVVLGLVDAERDAGGRLVFAPGAPAALGRVERLHSGLCLNYAAIGLVMDLLDRIDLLEAALRRGGARSGVRSEEPSWT, encoded by the coding sequence ATGAGCACCCACACCTCCGGCACGGTTACGGCCACCCGCTATGCCCCGGTGACGTCCGTCCATTACGAGTTGGTGCCCGCGCCCAGGTTGTCCCTGGAGACGGTGGCCAGCCGTACTGGGCTGCATCCCGAGTTGATCCGGCGCTTCGTGGTCCTCGGCCTGGTCGACGCCGAGCGCGACGCCGGGGGGCGGTTGGTGTTCGCCCCGGGCGCTCCGGCGGCGCTGGGCCGTGTGGAGCGGCTGCATTCGGGGCTGTGTCTGAACTATGCCGCTATCGGTCTGGTGATGGATCTGCTGGATCGTATCGATCTGCTGGAAGCCGCACTGCGCCGCGGTGGCGCGAGGAGTGGCGTGAGGAGTGAAGAACCGTCATGGACATGA
- a CDS encoding PP2C family protein-serine/threonine phosphatase, which yields MVDASVSTSAETAEQSLDELLRASHEASPAELPGALDRYTAAMHMGHAVVFLIDLQQRLLIPLDEDVPRLDLDDSLAGFAYRTCTVRVKEDDQGGLDVWLPLTNGAERLGVLQLCMDTLDALTLWRCRTLASLLSLVITSKRTSIDSFARRTRTRAMELPTEMVRAFLPPRSIGTGRVISTAVLEPAYELGGDAFDHSFTEDVLHATILDAMGHDLASGLTTSVAMAGSRNARRTGADLAELVTTVDEALAKWLPDQFCTGVFLRLHMPSGALRWSNCGHPTPLVIRRQRLLDIELERAAEPPLGLPPRLSAAPRRIHETVLEPGDRILLYTDGVVESRDETGEQFGPERFADHIIRSTAAGENAPEVLRLLIHAILGHGHSQLSDDATILMIEWRPPDP from the coding sequence ATGGTGGACGCGAGCGTGTCGACCTCGGCCGAGACTGCTGAGCAGTCGCTGGACGAGCTGCTCCGGGCGTCCCACGAGGCTTCACCCGCGGAGCTCCCGGGAGCCCTGGACCGCTACACCGCGGCCATGCACATGGGCCATGCGGTCGTCTTCCTGATCGACCTCCAGCAGCGGCTGCTGATCCCGCTCGACGAGGACGTACCGCGTCTGGACCTCGACGACTCGCTGGCCGGATTCGCGTATCGGACCTGCACCGTGCGGGTCAAGGAGGACGACCAGGGCGGGCTGGACGTCTGGCTGCCGCTGACGAACGGCGCGGAGCGGTTGGGGGTGCTGCAACTGTGCATGGACACCCTGGACGCGCTCACGCTCTGGCGCTGCCGGACGCTGGCCTCGCTCCTCTCCCTGGTCATCACCTCCAAGCGCACCTCCATCGACAGCTTCGCCCGGCGCACCCGGACCCGGGCCATGGAGCTGCCCACCGAGATGGTGCGGGCCTTCCTCCCGCCGCGTTCGATCGGCACCGGCCGGGTGATCTCGACGGCCGTTCTGGAACCCGCGTACGAGCTGGGCGGCGATGCCTTCGACCATTCGTTCACCGAGGACGTCCTGCACGCCACGATCCTCGACGCCATGGGCCACGATCTGGCCTCCGGGCTGACCACCTCCGTGGCGATGGCGGGCAGCCGCAATGCCCGGCGCACCGGCGCCGACCTGGCGGAGCTGGTCACCACCGTGGACGAGGCGCTGGCCAAATGGCTTCCGGACCAGTTCTGCACGGGCGTCTTCCTCCGGCTGCACATGCCGAGCGGGGCGCTGCGCTGGTCCAACTGCGGCCACCCCACCCCGCTGGTCATCCGCCGCCAGCGGCTGCTGGACATAGAGCTGGAGCGCGCCGCCGAACCGCCGCTGGGGCTGCCCCCGCGGCTGTCGGCGGCGCCCCGCCGGATCCATGAGACGGTCCTGGAGCCCGGCGACCGGATCCTGCTCTACACCGACGGGGTCGTGGAGTCGCGCGACGAGACAGGCGAGCAGTTCGGCCCGGAGCGCTTCGCCGACCACATCATCCGCTCGACGGCCGCCGGGGAGAACGCCCCCGAGGTGCTCCGGCTGCTCATCCACGCCATCCTCGGCCACGGGCACAGCCAACTCAGCGACGACGCCACGATTTTGATGATCGAGTGGCGACCGCCGGATCCCTGA
- a CDS encoding glycosyltransferase family 2 protein, whose amino-acid sequence MGNRPREVAALLESVAKQDVPPARIVVVGNGSPLPEFPAEVTAVELEENLGVSGGRNVAWRRLRDFGDVDVVIDLDDDGLLVDADVFRRVRELYAEDPRLGIVSFRIADETGETQRRHVPRLRTSDPMRGGEVTTFLGGGHALSVAMLEQIGGWPDAFFFTHEETDLAWRALDARWKVVYAPELLLQHPRTSPARHAVYHRMTARNRVWLARRHLPLPLVPLYLGTWTLLTLARTRSLTGLRAWAGGFLEGLRTSCGRRRPMRWRTVWRMTKLGRPPVI is encoded by the coding sequence ATGGGCAACCGGCCCAGAGAGGTGGCCGCCCTGCTGGAGTCGGTCGCGAAGCAGGACGTGCCGCCGGCCCGCATCGTGGTCGTCGGCAACGGCTCCCCGCTCCCGGAGTTCCCCGCCGAGGTGACCGCGGTCGAACTGGAGGAGAACCTCGGCGTCTCGGGCGGCCGTAACGTCGCCTGGCGGCGGCTGCGCGACTTCGGCGACGTGGACGTCGTCATCGACCTCGACGACGACGGGCTGCTGGTGGACGCCGACGTCTTCCGCAGGGTGCGCGAGCTGTACGCCGAGGACCCGCGCCTGGGCATCGTGAGCTTCCGCATCGCCGACGAGACGGGCGAGACCCAGCGCCGCCACGTGCCCCGGCTGCGCACCTCCGATCCTATGCGCGGCGGCGAGGTGACCACCTTCCTCGGCGGCGGCCACGCCCTGTCGGTGGCGATGCTGGAGCAGATCGGCGGCTGGCCGGACGCGTTCTTCTTCACCCATGAGGAGACCGACCTCGCCTGGCGGGCGCTCGACGCGCGCTGGAAGGTCGTCTACGCCCCCGAGCTGCTGCTCCAGCACCCCAGGACCTCCCCCGCCCGGCACGCCGTCTACCACCGGATGACCGCCCGCAACCGGGTCTGGCTGGCCCGCCGCCATCTGCCGCTGCCGCTGGTCCCGCTCTACCTCGGCACCTGGACGCTGCTCACACTCGCCCGCACCCGCTCACTGACGGGGCTGCGGGCCTGGGCGGGCGGCTTCCTGGAGGGGCTGCGCACCTCCTGCGGCCGCCGCCGCCCGATGCGCTGGCGCACGGTGTGGCGGATGACCAAACTGGGCCGCCCGCCCGTGATCTGA
- a CDS encoding DMT family transporter gives MNPTVIAVALALASAVAYATAAVAQERLAAGGRPGRMPGLLLRGAWWGAVGLNSAGALLHVAALRYGPLTLVQPLGALTLVAAVPLGARLAGRRVARKEWRGVALALLGLGALLPVTAGETPRDTLSLPQAAGLAGVVLVFIALCVRPGRTGRGTPGRGLRHATASGVASGVASALTQTLTVALADSRVPGAALVSWRAVIVAVLVAVFAVSGLLLAQSAYGSGLGAPLATLTLANPVAAAAIGIVLLDERFRGGPAGWALAAAGAAAAARGVVLLSRAPQAGADVRGDAVAVREAAATVRRATARDAAVREIAVPESRAPDEAVREPATVPREPVRELVRDPVRESAREPVPTPP, from the coding sequence ATGAACCCGACCGTCATAGCCGTCGCGCTCGCGCTCGCCTCGGCCGTCGCCTACGCGACCGCCGCGGTGGCCCAGGAGCGGCTGGCCGCCGGCGGGCGGCCGGGCCGCATGCCGGGACTGCTGCTGCGCGGTGCCTGGTGGGGCGCCGTCGGCCTCAACTCCGCCGGTGCCCTGCTGCATGTGGCCGCGCTGCGGTACGGACCGCTCACCCTGGTCCAGCCGCTCGGCGCGCTGACCCTGGTCGCGGCCGTGCCGTTGGGCGCGCGGCTCGCGGGGCGGCGGGTGGCCCGGAAGGAGTGGCGGGGCGTGGCCCTCGCACTGCTCGGCCTCGGCGCCCTGCTGCCGGTCACCGCCGGGGAGACCCCGCGCGACACGCTCAGCCTGCCGCAGGCGGCCGGGCTCGCGGGCGTCGTCCTGGTGTTCATCGCGCTGTGCGTCCGGCCGGGGCGCACCGGACGCGGGACGCCGGGCCGGGGGCTGCGGCACGCCACCGCGTCCGGGGTCGCCTCCGGCGTCGCCTCGGCGCTCACCCAGACCCTCACGGTCGCGCTCGCGGACTCCCGCGTCCCCGGGGCGGCCCTGGTGTCCTGGCGGGCCGTGATCGTGGCCGTTCTGGTCGCGGTCTTCGCGGTGAGCGGTCTGCTGCTGGCCCAGAGCGCCTACGGCAGCGGCCTCGGCGCACCCCTCGCGACCCTGACCCTCGCCAACCCGGTGGCGGCCGCCGCCATCGGGATCGTCCTGCTGGACGAGCGCTTCCGGGGCGGCCCGGCGGGCTGGGCCCTGGCCGCCGCGGGCGCGGCGGCGGCCGCGCGCGGCGTGGTCCTGCTCTCCCGGGCTCCCCAGGCGGGCGCGGACGTGCGCGGGGACGCCGTGGCCGTACGGGAGGCCGCCGCGACCGTACGGCGGGCCACCGCACGCGACGCGGCCGTACGCGAGATAGCCGTGCCGGAGAGCCGCGCACCCGATGAGGCCGTGCGCGAGCCCGCCACCGTCCCCCGGGAACCCGTGCGGGAACTGGTGCGGGACCCCGTGCGCGAGTCGGCGCGGGAGCCGGTGCCCACGCCCCCGTGA
- a CDS encoding DnaJ C-terminal domain-containing protein, which translates to MARDYYEVLGVSRGASQDEIQQAFRTRARRLHPDVNKDPNAEERFKELNDAYSVLSDPKARARYDRFGEDFRKIPEDWEERVAAGAGAGAGAGAGGGFRGWTTAGEGGRVRFTRGFGEDAGGGGVDFEDLFGSFFGGGAGPGGAGGRVDIPGADQEAELPLTVEDAFHGGRRTVTLAGPSGQRTFEVDVPAGVVDGQRIRLAGQGGRGTGDAPAGDLYLRVRIQPHPRFRLEGRNIHVTLPVAPWEAALGATVPVPTPGGTAKVTVPPGSSSGRRLRLRGEGMPNPRGPDGDLFAEIRVMVPPSLSDRERELFEELGRTSSFDPRSER; encoded by the coding sequence ATGGCACGGGATTACTACGAGGTGCTCGGTGTTTCACGGGGTGCGAGTCAGGATGAGATCCAGCAGGCGTTCCGCACCCGGGCCCGGCGTCTGCATCCTGATGTGAACAAGGATCCGAACGCGGAGGAGCGGTTCAAGGAGCTCAACGACGCCTACAGCGTGCTGTCCGACCCCAAGGCGCGGGCGCGTTATGACCGGTTCGGTGAGGACTTCCGCAAGATCCCCGAGGACTGGGAGGAACGCGTCGCCGCGGGTGCCGGTGCCGGTGCCGGTGCGGGTGCCGGTGGTGGTTTTCGTGGGTGGACGACCGCCGGGGAGGGGGGGCGGGTGCGGTTCACGCGTGGTTTCGGGGAGGACGCCGGGGGCGGGGGTGTGGATTTCGAGGACCTGTTCGGCTCGTTCTTCGGCGGCGGCGCAGGCCCGGGCGGCGCGGGTGGGCGTGTGGATATCCCCGGGGCCGATCAGGAGGCGGAGTTGCCGCTGACCGTGGAGGATGCCTTTCACGGCGGCCGTCGTACGGTCACGTTGGCGGGGCCGTCGGGGCAGCGCACGTTCGAGGTGGATGTTCCGGCGGGTGTGGTGGACGGGCAGCGGATCCGGCTGGCCGGGCAGGGCGGCCGGGGCACCGGGGACGCACCGGCGGGGGATCTGTATCTACGGGTGCGGATCCAGCCCCATCCGCGGTTCCGGCTGGAGGGCCGGAACATCCATGTCACCCTCCCGGTCGCCCCCTGGGAGGCCGCCCTGGGTGCGACCGTTCCGGTGCCCACGCCTGGGGGCACGGCGAAGGTGACGGTTCCGCCCGGGTCCTCCAGCGGCCGCCGGCTGCGGCTGCGCGGTGAGGGCATGCCCAACCCGCGCGGCCCTGACGGTGATCTGTTCGCGGAGATCCGTGTCATGGTGCCGCCCAGCCTCAGCGACCGGGAGCGGGAGCTGTTCGAGGAGCTGGGCCGCACTTCCTCCTTCGACCCCAGGAGCGAACGATGA
- a CDS encoding alkaline phosphatase D family protein gives MAHDSHQQAIRAAAARLGRRRFLTVTGAAAALAFTTNLPSAHAAQVSPRALADNPFTLGVASGDPLPGSVVLWTRLAPRPYEPGNGLPEEGTVKVEWEIARDEKFTRVARRGTTSAHAEFNYTVHVDASGLEPDRVYWYRFRAGNWTSPVGRTRTTPVLGAKVRDVRFGLVSCQAYHDGYFTAYRHLADEDLDAVFHVGDYQYEYAVNSVGGARKYTDRTLPAVFNTETMTLEDYRLRYALYKSDEDLQAAHAAFPWFVTWDDHETENNYADDIDENGGPSDEFLIRRAAAYRAYWENMPLRMPQQPDGADMRLYRRFHYGKLAQFDILDTRQYRSNQAYGDGWQYPGPESEDPARTLTGSAQERWLLSGFQSSTATWNVLPQQVTFSQRKNTTAARSQLSMDSWDGYPASRERILAGVEQAGLENFVVLTGDVHVHYAFDIKKDFDDPASRTLGVEFVGTSISSGKDGADKPANWATYMAANPHMKFYNGRRGYVTLSLDEERARADYKTVSAVTTPGAPLTTAASFVSEAGNPGLKQV, from the coding sequence ATGGCACACGACTCGCACCAGCAGGCCATACGAGCCGCGGCCGCACGTCTGGGACGCCGCCGCTTCCTCACCGTCACCGGGGCCGCCGCCGCGCTCGCGTTCACCACCAACCTGCCCAGCGCCCACGCCGCGCAGGTGTCCCCGCGCGCGCTCGCCGACAACCCCTTCACGCTCGGCGTGGCCTCCGGCGACCCGCTGCCCGGCTCGGTCGTGCTGTGGACCAGGCTGGCGCCCCGCCCGTACGAGCCCGGCAACGGGCTGCCCGAAGAGGGCACCGTCAAGGTCGAGTGGGAGATCGCGCGCGACGAGAAGTTCACGCGCGTCGCCCGCCGGGGGACCACCTCCGCGCACGCCGAGTTCAACTACACGGTGCACGTGGACGCCAGCGGGCTCGAGCCGGACCGCGTCTACTGGTACCGCTTCCGGGCCGGGAACTGGACCAGCCCGGTCGGCCGCACCCGCACCACCCCCGTCCTGGGCGCCAAGGTCCGGGACGTGCGCTTCGGCCTGGTCTCCTGCCAGGCGTACCACGACGGCTACTTCACCGCCTACCGCCACCTGGCGGACGAGGACCTGGACGCCGTCTTCCACGTGGGCGACTACCAGTACGAGTACGCGGTCAACTCCGTCGGCGGCGCCCGGAAGTACACCGACCGCACCCTCCCCGCGGTGTTCAACACCGAGACGATGACCCTCGAGGACTACCGGCTGCGGTACGCGCTCTACAAGTCCGACGAGGACCTCCAGGCCGCTCACGCCGCGTTCCCCTGGTTCGTCACCTGGGACGACCACGAGACCGAGAACAACTACGCCGACGACATCGACGAGAACGGCGGCCCCTCGGACGAGTTCCTGATCCGCCGCGCCGCCGCCTACCGGGCGTACTGGGAGAACATGCCGCTGCGGATGCCCCAGCAGCCGGACGGCGCCGACATGCGGCTCTACCGCCGCTTCCACTACGGCAAGCTGGCCCAGTTCGACATCCTCGACACCCGGCAGTACCGCTCCAACCAGGCGTACGGCGACGGCTGGCAGTACCCCGGCCCGGAGTCCGAGGACCCCGCGCGCACCCTCACCGGCTCCGCCCAGGAGCGCTGGCTGCTGAGCGGCTTCCAGAGCTCCACCGCCACCTGGAACGTACTGCCGCAGCAGGTCACCTTCTCCCAGCGGAAGAACACCACGGCCGCGCGCTCCCAGCTCTCCATGGACTCCTGGGACGGCTACCCCGCCTCCCGCGAGCGGATCCTGGCCGGTGTCGAGCAGGCGGGCCTGGAGAACTTCGTGGTGCTCACCGGCGATGTCCATGTGCACTACGCCTTCGACATCAAGAAGGACTTCGACGACCCGGCCTCCCGGACCCTGGGCGTGGAGTTCGTCGGCACCTCCATCAGCAGCGGCAAGGACGGCGCCGACAAGCCCGCCAACTGGGCCACCTACATGGCCGCCAACCCGCATATGAAGTTCTACAACGGCCGGCGCGGCTATGTGACGCTCTCGCTGGACGAGGAGCGGGCACGGGCCGACTACAAGACCGTCTCCGCGGTCACCACCCCGGGCGCGCCGCTCACCACGGCGGCGTCATTCGTCAGCGAGGCCGGGAACCCCGGCCTCAAGCAGGTCTGA
- a CDS encoding TetR/AcrR family transcriptional regulator yields the protein MATQGPETAAPQRRSKISPEREQEFYQAVLDLLQEGGYEALTIEAVAARTRASRSTLYRQWCSKPQLVVAALRSCKRPFALEGIDTGSLAGDLRAVAMAVGEAGEVCGGDTALVYAVGHAALQDPDLLQALRAALIEHEVKTIQAMVRRGVERGEVAADNPAVEFVPTQLIGAMRVRHLLEGRFADRDYLTRFLEASVFPALGLAP from the coding sequence ATGGCGACGCAAGGCCCGGAGACGGCCGCGCCGCAGCGCCGTTCAAAGATCAGCCCCGAGCGGGAGCAGGAGTTCTACCAGGCGGTCCTGGACCTGCTCCAGGAGGGCGGCTACGAGGCCCTCACCATCGAGGCGGTCGCCGCCCGCACCCGCGCCAGCCGCTCCACCCTCTACCGGCAGTGGTGCAGCAAGCCCCAGCTCGTCGTCGCCGCGCTGCGCTCGTGCAAGCGCCCCTTCGCGCTGGAGGGCATCGACACCGGCTCGCTCGCGGGCGATCTGCGCGCCGTCGCGATGGCGGTGGGGGAGGCGGGGGAGGTGTGCGGCGGTGACACGGCGCTGGTGTACGCCGTCGGGCACGCCGCGCTGCAGGACCCCGATCTGCTGCAGGCGCTGCGCGCCGCGCTGATCGAGCACGAGGTGAAGACGATCCAGGCGATGGTCCGCCGGGGCGTGGAACGCGGCGAGGTGGCCGCGGACAACCCCGCCGTCGAGTTCGTCCCCACCCAGCTGATCGGCGCGATGCGGGTCCGCCATCTGCTGGAGGGCCGGTTCGCCGACCGCGACTATCTGACCCGCTTCCTCGAGGCGTCGGTCTTCCCCGCCCTCGGGCTGGCGCCGTAG
- a CDS encoding SDR family oxidoreductase encodes MSDGRVSVVSKVAVVTGAGSGVGRAVALELLESGWSVVLAGRREEALAETARLAGGGPPAPVVPTDVARPERVAALFAAVRERFGRLDLLFNNAGSFGPRGVALADLAHEDWRSVVDTNLTGAFLCAQAAFRLMRDQEPQGGRIINNGSISAHAPRPDSVAYTATKHAVTGLTKSLSLDGRRYRIACGQIDIGNAATEMTERMSAGVPQANGEVAVEPVMDVADVARTVRHMASLPLEANVQFATVMATAMPYIGRG; translated from the coding sequence ATGAGCGACGGTCGTGTGTCGGTGGTGTCGAAAGTGGCGGTGGTGACGGGCGCGGGCTCCGGGGTCGGCCGGGCGGTGGCGCTCGAACTCCTGGAGTCGGGCTGGTCGGTGGTGCTGGCGGGGCGCCGCGAGGAGGCCCTGGCGGAGACGGCGCGGCTGGCCGGCGGCGGCCCGCCGGCCCCCGTGGTGCCGACGGATGTGGCCAGGCCGGAGCGGGTGGCGGCGCTCTTCGCGGCGGTGCGGGAGCGGTTCGGACGGCTCGATCTGCTGTTCAACAACGCGGGGAGCTTCGGCCCGCGCGGGGTGGCCCTGGCGGACCTGGCCCACGAGGACTGGCGGTCGGTCGTGGACACCAATCTGACGGGCGCGTTCCTGTGCGCCCAGGCGGCGTTCCGGCTGATGCGGGATCAGGAGCCACAAGGCGGACGGATCATCAACAACGGCTCCATCTCGGCGCACGCGCCCCGGCCGGACAGCGTGGCGTACACCGCCACCAAGCACGCCGTCACGGGGCTCACCAAGTCGCTGTCGCTGGACGGGCGCCGGTACCGCATCGCCTGCGGGCAGATCGACATCGGCAACGCGGCGACCGAGATGACCGAGCGGATGTCCGCCGGTGTACCGCAGGCGAACGGGGAGGTGGCGGTCGAGCCCGTGATGGACGTCGCCGACGTGGCGCGCACGGTGCGGCATATGGCGTCGCTGCCGCTGGAGGCCAACGTGCAGTTCGCGACGGTCATGGCGACGGCGATGCCGTACATCGGCCGCGGCTGA
- a CDS encoding SpoIIE family protein phosphatase — protein sequence MTPPDPATRRVRPNPPPGAPDLATATVDEHGVVTGWSEGARRLLGYRAEDVVGRAAAELRAGRTVGDRACGTGPCPPDEPRWSGRIALCHRDGHRVEVELLAQRGPVGDGSAGWLLVCAAPREPPPQEPPRRESQEPGAPADRAFAQCPCVLALFDTELRLARANADMQAATARGEDHMRGLRLTELVGRGESERVERAMREVLESGERFELETHLRGPGESHEHAWSVSLAPLAGGTGERCGVCFAARDTTAEQEARQRLLLLSEAGARLDSTLDLDRIARELAEVAVPRFADFASVDLLTFLHRGDEPPAGPLHEPVTLRRAAHRSVLEGAPEALVGVGELATHPRHSPTATCLIEGRAARHQVDEPLLAHWESRDPGRAARIREHGAHSVIVAPMRARGVTLGTALFARHRTSAPFTEDDTMLAEELTARAAVCVDNARRYLRERRTAETLQRSLLPQELPELTALEIASRYLPAGAWAGVGGDWFDAIPLSGARAAVVVGDVVGRGVEAAATMGRLRSAVRILADIDLPPGELLTHLDDLVTRLSADQKPESFGPFGATCVYAVYDPVSRHCAIAAAGHPAPLVAGPEAAAEPLDLPTGPPLGLGGLPFEVMDTELPEGSLLALYTNGLVDGREREIGEGLETLREVLSRPAPSLEALCDNVLRALLPVRPDDDIALLLARTRPLASDRVATWDIPADAAAVAEARRNTTGQLLAWGLEETLFTTELIVSELVTNAIRYGRPPIRLRLIRDRGLICEVSDANSTAPHLRRARLFDEGGRGLMLVAQLATRWGTRQGPDGKTIWVEQDLAPG from the coding sequence ATGACACCCCCCGACCCCGCCACCCGCCGCGTCCGGCCGAACCCCCCGCCCGGCGCCCCCGACCTGGCCACGGCCACGGTCGACGAGCACGGCGTGGTGACCGGGTGGAGCGAGGGCGCGCGGCGGCTGCTGGGCTACCGCGCCGAGGACGTCGTAGGACGGGCGGCGGCCGAGCTGCGCGCCGGGAGGACCGTCGGGGACAGGGCGTGCGGAACCGGCCCGTGCCCGCCGGACGAGCCCCGGTGGAGCGGACGGATCGCGCTGTGCCACCGGGACGGCCACCGGGTGGAGGTCGAGCTGCTGGCCCAGCGCGGCCCGGTGGGCGACGGATCCGCGGGCTGGCTGCTGGTCTGCGCCGCGCCCCGGGAGCCGCCGCCCCAGGAGCCGCCCCGCCGGGAGTCCCAGGAGCCGGGCGCGCCGGCGGACCGCGCGTTCGCCCAGTGCCCATGCGTCCTGGCGCTCTTCGACACCGAGCTGCGGCTGGCGCGGGCCAACGCCGACATGCAGGCCGCCACCGCCCGCGGCGAGGACCACATGCGCGGGCTGCGGCTGACGGAGCTGGTCGGCCGCGGGGAGAGCGAGCGGGTCGAGCGGGCCATGCGGGAGGTGCTGGAGAGCGGCGAACGGTTCGAACTGGAGACGCACCTGCGGGGGCCGGGCGAGAGCCATGAGCACGCCTGGTCGGTCTCCCTGGCCCCGCTGGCGGGCGGGACCGGCGAGCGGTGCGGCGTGTGCTTCGCGGCGCGCGACACCACCGCCGAGCAGGAGGCCCGGCAGCGGCTGCTGCTGCTCAGCGAGGCGGGCGCGCGGCTGGACAGCACCCTGGACCTGGACCGGATCGCCCGGGAGCTGGCCGAGGTGGCGGTCCCCCGGTTCGCCGACTTCGCCAGCGTCGATCTGCTCACCTTCCTCCACCGGGGCGACGAGCCCCCGGCGGGGCCGCTGCACGAACCCGTCACCCTGCGGCGCGCGGCCCACCGGTCCGTCCTCGAGGGCGCCCCGGAGGCGCTGGTCGGGGTCGGGGAGCTGGCCACACATCCCCGGCACTCCCCCACGGCGACGTGCCTGATCGAGGGCCGGGCCGCGCGGCACCAGGTGGACGAGCCCCTGCTGGCGCACTGGGAGTCCAGGGACCCCGGCCGGGCCGCCCGGATCCGCGAGCACGGAGCGCATTCGGTGATCGTGGCGCCGATGCGCGCCCGCGGAGTCACCCTCGGTACGGCCCTCTTCGCCCGCCACCGCACATCGGCGCCTTTCACCGAGGACGACACGATGCTGGCCGAGGAGCTCACCGCCCGGGCGGCCGTCTGTGTCGACAACGCCCGCCGCTATCTGCGGGAACGCAGGACGGCCGAAACCCTGCAGCGCAGCCTGCTGCCGCAGGAGTTGCCCGAGCTGACGGCGCTGGAGATCGCCTCGCGCTATCTGCCCGCGGGCGCCTGGGCCGGGGTGGGCGGCGACTGGTTCGACGCGATTCCGCTGTCCGGAGCCCGCGCCGCCGTGGTGGTCGGCGATGTGGTGGGCCGCGGCGTCGAGGCGGCCGCCACCATGGGACGGCTGCGCTCGGCCGTACGCATCCTGGCCGATATCGATCTGCCGCCCGGTGAGCTGCTGACCCATCTCGACGACCTGGTCACCCGGCTGTCCGCGGACCAGAAGCCCGAGAGCTTCGGGCCGTTCGGCGCCACCTGTGTGTACGCGGTCTACGACCCGGTCTCCCGCCACTGCGCCATCGCCGCGGCGGGCCATCCCGCACCGCTGGTGGCCGGCCCGGAGGCCGCCGCGGAGCCGCTCGATCTGCCCACCGGTCCGCCGCTGGGGCTGGGCGGGCTGCCCTTCGAGGTCATGGACACGGAGCTGCCCGAGGGCAGTCTGCTGGCCCTGTACACCAACGGTCTGGTCGACGGCCGCGAGCGCGAGATCGGCGAGGGGCTGGAGACGCTGCGCGAGGTCCTGAGCCGGCCCGCCCCGTCGCTGGAGGCGCTCTGCGACAACGTCCTGCGGGCCCTGCTGCCGGTCCGTCCCGACGACGACATCGCCCTGCTCCTCGCCCGCACCCGGCCGCTCGCCTCCGACCGGGTCGCCACCTGGGACATCCCCGCGGACGCGGCGGCCGTCGCCGAGGCCCGCCGGAACACCACCGGGCAACTGCTCGCCTGGGGTCTCGAGGAGACGCTGTTCACCACCGAGCTGATCGTCAGCGAACTGGTCACCAACGCGATCCGCTACGGCCGTCCGCCCATCCGGCTGCGGCTGATCCGCGACCGCGGCCTCATCTGCGAGGTCTCCGACGCCAACAGCACCGCGCCCCACCTGCGGCGGGCCCGGCTCTTCGACGAGGGCGGCCGCGGCCTGATGCTGGTCGCCCAGCTGGCGACGCGCTGGGGCACCCGGCAGGGCCCGGACGGCAAGACGATCTGGGTCGAGCAGGACCTCGCCCCGGGCTGA
- a CDS encoding nucleotide exchange factor GrpE: MSTQPQQPEPVPEGAVTEQEQGQEQGQGLPAPGAVEARGAVGEGPGPDAAGGPAVAASDEQAAALAELEDRWRRAVADVENLRKRHAREVERERAAERARTAAALLPVIDNLELALSHAEADPGSIVEGVKAIREQAVNTLAQLGYERQGETGVPFDPARHEVVGVVEDPEAEPGTVVQVLRPGYGDPGNQLRPVAVAVARRE, from the coding sequence ATGTCCACTCAACCGCAGCAGCCCGAACCGGTGCCGGAGGGCGCCGTGACGGAGCAGGAGCAGGGGCAGGAGCAGGGGCAGGGGCTGCCCGCGCCGGGCGCCGTGGAGGCGCGGGGGGCGGTTGGGGAGGGGCCGGGTCCGGACGCGGCCGGTGGCCCTGCCGTTGCCGCATCGGATGAGCAGGCTGCTGCGCTGGCGGAGTTGGAGGACCGTTGGCGGCGGGCGGTGGCCGATGTGGAGAATCTGCGCAAGCGTCATGCCAGGGAGGTGGAGCGGGAGCGGGCCGCGGAGCGGGCGCGTACGGCGGCGGCTCTGCTGCCGGTGATCGACAATCTCGAACTCGCTCTCTCTCATGCCGAGGCGGATCCCGGCTCGATCGTGGAGGGTGTCAAGGCCATCCGTGAGCAGGCGGTGAACACGCTGGCTCAGCTGGGTTACGAGCGGCAGGGGGAGACGGGGGTGCCGTTCGATCCGGCGAGGCATGAGGTGGTCGGTGTGGTGGAGGATCCCGAGGCGGAGCCGGGCACGGTGGTCCAGGTCCTGCGTCCTGGTTATGGGGATCCCGGGAACCAGCTGAGGCCGGTGGCGGTGGCCGTGGCGAGGCGGGAGTGA